From one Erythrobacter sp. HKB08 genomic stretch:
- a CDS encoding SPOR domain-containing protein, whose product MGTATRIASYLAAAAMFAAGAPAWADVKDGVDAWARGDYAKAVAEWRGPAAAGDPDAQFNMAQAYRLGRGVEENSRQAEILYAKAAAQGHLKAADNYGILLFQSGRREEAMPYVKGAAERGDPRSQYLLGIAHFNGELVEKDWERAYALMTLANGAGLPQAPPALAQMDDFIPIDTRERAQILAQQIKRDSDTRRAQQMAAADLAIEQPQGAPAAPVQPIRRLPQPIAGTNVPPSIAAARTAIEEASRVTGTESPATAGADYARPRTAQAPAPQPAAAPAARPAPAPAPTAMSGPWRVQLGAFSVRANADKLWNRVAGNSALAGAQKLVVPAGNLVRLQAGGFASRSAAQSACDTLKRAGQNCLVTR is encoded by the coding sequence ATGGGAACCGCTACTCGCATTGCCAGCTATCTTGCCGCTGCGGCCATGTTCGCCGCGGGCGCGCCCGCGTGGGCCGACGTCAAGGACGGGGTCGATGCCTGGGCGCGCGGTGATTATGCGAAGGCCGTCGCCGAATGGCGCGGACCGGCTGCGGCAGGCGATCCGGATGCGCAGTTCAACATGGCGCAGGCCTATCGACTGGGTCGCGGGGTCGAGGAAAATTCCCGCCAGGCCGAGATTCTCTACGCGAAAGCTGCCGCGCAAGGTCATCTGAAGGCAGCGGACAATTACGGCATATTGCTGTTCCAGTCCGGCCGCCGCGAGGAAGCCATGCCTTACGTCAAGGGCGCGGCGGAGCGCGGCGACCCGCGCTCGCAGTATTTGCTCGGCATCGCCCATTTCAACGGCGAGCTGGTCGAGAAGGACTGGGAACGCGCCTATGCGCTGATGACGCTCGCCAACGGAGCGGGCCTGCCGCAGGCCCCGCCCGCGCTGGCGCAGATGGACGATTTCATCCCGATCGACACGCGCGAGCGCGCGCAGATCCTTGCCCAACAGATCAAGCGCGACAGCGACACACGCCGCGCGCAGCAGATGGCGGCCGCCGATCTCGCGATCGAACAGCCGCAAGGCGCGCCTGCCGCTCCGGTGCAGCCGATCCGCCGCCTGCCGCAGCCGATTGCCGGGACCAACGTGCCTCCATCGATTGCCGCGGCACGCACCGCCATCGAGGAAGCCTCGCGCGTTACCGGGACGGAGAGCCCTGCGACCGCGGGCGCAGACTATGCTCGTCCCCGGACAGCGCAGGCACCGGCTCCGCAGCCGGCCGCTGCCCCTGCAGCCCGCCCAGCACCGGCCCCTGCCCCGACCGCGATGTCGGGGCCCTGGCGCGTGCAGCTGGGTGCATTCTCGGTTCGCGCAAACGCCGACAAGCTGTGGAACCGGGTAGCGGGCAATTCAGCGCTGGCAGGTGCGCAGAAGCTCGTCGTTCCGGCCGGCAATCTGGTGCGCCTCCAGGCAGGCGGGTTCGCGAGCCGAAGCGCCGCACAATCGGCCTGCGATACGCTCAAGCGCGCCGGACAGAACTGCCTCGTCACGCGATAG
- the sppA gene encoding signal peptide peptidase SppA, protein MAFAGKVWKLLVGIKDGLSLVFLLLFFWALFAIMTARPSPAQVREGALLIQLDGVIVEEKSEVDPLAALLTGQEPMGEYQVRDLVHALNEAATDDRIKAVVIDMSEFLGAGQVHLQSVGAALDRVRAADKPVLTYSMGYGDAHMMLAAHASEVWVDPLGGALIAGPGGSQLYYGELLENLKVNARVYKVGSYKSAVEPFSRSDMSPEARENAEALYGALWEEWQANVKKARPGADIDRVTGSPVEWIQSKDGDLATAALDAGLVDKLGSRIEFGERVAELVGEDPWDDTPGSYAYTELDPWLSDNSPDKPGDAIGVVTIAGVIVDGDAGPGTAGGERIADLLDDALDEDLKALVVRVDSPGGSVTASEEIRQAILRHKAKDIPIVVSMANVAASGGYWVSTPADRIFAEPESITGSIGIFAVVPTFERAAADLGVYGDGVRTTPLSGQPDLIAGFTPEIDSILQASIENGYSDFLTRVAESRKMTTEQVDTVGQGRVWDGGTARQIGLVDQYGGIEDALAYAAEQAGLGEGDWHARYLGSDIGGYNTLLATLLTNDSEAPQGGGDIFSMVARQQNALLGQVANDLDMLMSVRGMQAYCLECPAQPRALAAGEAQGGWLFKAAKLFAE, encoded by the coding sequence ATGGCATTCGCAGGCAAGGTCTGGAAACTTCTGGTCGGCATCAAGGACGGGCTCAGCCTGGTATTCCTGTTGCTGTTCTTCTGGGCGCTATTCGCAATCATGACCGCACGGCCGAGCCCTGCGCAGGTTCGCGAAGGCGCGCTGCTGATCCAGCTCGACGGCGTGATCGTCGAGGAAAAATCCGAAGTCGATCCGCTCGCGGCCCTGCTCACCGGGCAGGAACCGATGGGTGAATACCAGGTCCGTGACCTCGTCCATGCACTCAACGAAGCGGCGACCGACGACCGGATCAAGGCCGTCGTCATCGACATGTCGGAGTTCCTCGGCGCGGGCCAGGTCCACCTGCAGTCGGTCGGCGCGGCGCTCGACCGCGTTCGCGCGGCTGACAAGCCGGTCCTCACCTATTCGATGGGTTACGGCGACGCGCACATGATGCTCGCCGCCCATGCCAGCGAAGTCTGGGTCGACCCGCTCGGCGGCGCGCTGATTGCCGGCCCCGGCGGTTCGCAGCTCTACTACGGCGAGCTGCTCGAAAACCTCAAGGTCAACGCGCGGGTCTACAAGGTCGGCAGCTACAAGTCGGCGGTCGAGCCTTTCTCGCGCAGCGACATGTCGCCCGAGGCGCGTGAAAATGCCGAAGCGCTCTACGGCGCGCTGTGGGAAGAATGGCAGGCCAACGTCAAGAAGGCTCGCCCGGGTGCGGATATCGACCGCGTCACCGGCAGCCCCGTCGAATGGATCCAGAGCAAGGATGGCGACCTCGCCACCGCTGCGCTCGACGCTGGCCTTGTCGACAAGCTCGGCAGCCGCATCGAATTCGGCGAGCGCGTCGCGGAACTCGTCGGCGAAGACCCGTGGGACGATACCCCGGGCAGCTACGCCTACACCGAGCTCGACCCGTGGCTGTCGGACAATTCGCCTGACAAGCCCGGCGATGCGATCGGTGTTGTGACCATCGCAGGCGTGATCGTCGATGGCGATGCAGGCCCGGGCACGGCCGGCGGCGAACGCATTGCCGACCTGCTCGACGATGCACTCGACGAAGATCTCAAGGCACTGGTCGTCCGGGTCGATTCGCCCGGCGGTTCGGTCACCGCTTCGGAGGAAATCCGCCAGGCGATCCTGCGCCACAAGGCGAAGGACATCCCGATCGTGGTCTCGATGGCCAATGTCGCTGCAAGCGGCGGCTACTGGGTCTCGACCCCGGCGGATCGCATCTTCGCAGAGCCTGAAAGCATCACCGGTTCGATCGGCATATTCGCGGTCGTCCCGACGTTCGAACGCGCCGCTGCCGACCTCGGCGTTTACGGGGACGGTGTGCGCACCACGCCGCTGTCGGGCCAGCCGGACCTGATCGCCGGGTTCACGCCGGAGATCGATTCGATCCTGCAGGCCTCGATCGAGAACGGCTATTCCGACTTCCTCACCCGCGTTGCTGAAAGCCGCAAGATGACGACCGAGCAGGTCGACACCGTCGGCCAGGGCCGCGTCTGGGACGGCGGAACGGCGCGCCAGATCGGTCTCGTCGACCAGTATGGCGGTATCGAGGATGCCCTCGCCTACGCCGCCGAGCAGGCGGGCCTTGGCGAAGGCGACTGGCATGCGCGCTATCTCGGCAGTGACATCGGCGGCTACAACACGCTGCTCGCGACGCTGCTGACCAACGACAGCGAAGCTCCGCAAGGTGGCGGCGACATCTTCTCGATGGTCGCGCGCCAGCAGAACGCGCTGCTCGGCCAGGTCGCTAACGACCTCGACATGCTGATGTCGGTGCGCGGCATGCAGGCCTACTGCCTCGAATGCCCTGCCCAGCCGCGCGCTCTTGCCGCTGGCGAGGCGCAGGGCGGGTGGCTGTTCAAGGCCGCGAAGCTCTTCGCCGAGTAA
- a CDS encoding TetR/AcrR family transcriptional regulator has translation MERGSGTAAIDAHKAPRTERGRKTLRKLLDAAATEFGEKGFHDASISGITRRAGVALGSFYTYFDSKDAIFRALVSDMSEAVKTAARDALTEPMDALTIEREALAAFLRFASEHKEVYRIIDEAEFVDPASYRGHYETIAARILERLREGAAKGELRAEPHEAHAWALMGMNVFLGLRYAIWGKGEMDADSIAGIANELLADGLRKR, from the coding sequence ATGGAGAGGGGTTCGGGGACCGCCGCTATCGATGCGCACAAGGCGCCGCGCACCGAGCGTGGGCGCAAGACCCTGCGCAAGCTGCTCGACGCTGCCGCAACCGAGTTCGGCGAAAAGGGTTTCCACGACGCTTCGATCAGCGGGATCACTCGCCGCGCCGGCGTCGCGCTGGGCAGTTTCTACACCTATTTCGATTCCAAGGACGCGATTTTCCGCGCGTTGGTGAGCGACATGAGCGAGGCGGTGAAGACCGCCGCACGCGATGCGCTGACCGAGCCGATGGATGCGCTGACGATAGAACGCGAGGCGCTCGCCGCCTTCCTGCGCTTCGCCAGCGAGCACAAGGAAGTCTACCGCATCATCGACGAGGCCGAATTCGTCGATCCGGCGAGCTATCGCGGCCACTACGAGACGATTGCGGCGCGTATTCTCGAGCGCCTGCGTGAAGGCGCGGCCAAGGGTGAGTTACGCGCCGAACCGCATGAGGCCCATGCCTGGGCGCTGATGGGAATGAACGTCTTCCTCGGCCTGCGATATGCTATCTGGGGCAAGGGCGAGATGGACGCCGATAGCATTGCCGGCATCGCCAACGAACTGCTCGCCGACGGCTTGAGGAAACGCTGA
- a CDS encoding SPOR domain-containing protein, with protein MHTEAKRNRTIMLAVTTALATTALAGCTTKAAAPATVSASKAQSELVKGKTPQAIVHAEEAVRADPRNASYRAMLGASYMEAGRFRAAATSFKDAMDLGDSSPRTALSYALAEVAVGNFATAQNVLDQNRGEIDAADLGLAMALAGDPDQGVHILGNAIRNGQNTPKVRQNLAYSYALQGNWRAARLMAAEDVPADKVSARIAEWAQTIEPSKTHYRVANLLSVPVVGDPGQPVELALSHTPSAVELAASTTGADYGARAPVAAQAASPAPVAAYSVPKLAPVGGELPAVAQVEEVAPVAAPAPAQATQPTQFAQAFEAPAPTAPALERFAESTVKFVANPTVQKTPARTVSKAPTTRVAESQPRGVVDGETLIQLGSFSSEAGAQRAWGIYLKRYPQLAQHDMVITKAVVRGKTYYRVSAGGFKNASARSMCNSVKAKGEGCIAWASNKPLPGAVDTGVRLARR; from the coding sequence ATGCACACGGAAGCAAAACGCAATCGCACCATCATGCTGGCGGTCACGACCGCCCTGGCGACGACGGCGCTTGCAGGTTGCACCACCAAGGCGGCGGCTCCGGCCACCGTTTCGGCCAGCAAGGCGCAGTCCGAGCTGGTAAAGGGCAAGACGCCGCAGGCCATCGTCCACGCTGAAGAAGCCGTCCGTGCCGATCCGCGCAACGCTTCCTATCGTGCGATGCTCGGCGCGAGCTACATGGAAGCCGGTCGCTTCCGTGCTGCCGCGACGAGCTTCAAGGATGCGATGGACCTTGGCGACAGCTCGCCGCGCACGGCGCTGAGCTATGCGCTGGCCGAAGTCGCCGTGGGCAACTTCGCGACTGCGCAAAACGTGCTCGACCAGAACCGCGGTGAAATCGACGCGGCCGACCTCGGCCTCGCCATGGCGCTCGCCGGCGATCCGGACCAGGGCGTCCACATCCTCGGCAATGCGATCCGCAACGGCCAGAACACGCCGAAGGTTCGCCAGAACCTCGCCTATTCCTATGCGCTCCAGGGCAATTGGCGTGCAGCTCGCCTGATGGCGGCGGAAGACGTGCCGGCCGACAAGGTCAGTGCGCGCATCGCCGAATGGGCCCAGACGATCGAGCCCAGCAAGACGCATTACCGTGTCGCCAACCTGCTGTCGGTCCCGGTTGTCGGCGACCCCGGCCAGCCGGTCGAGCTCGCGCTTTCGCACACGCCGAGTGCGGTCGAGCTGGCTGCTTCGACCACCGGTGCCGACTACGGCGCTCGTGCTCCGGTCGCGGCGCAGGCTGCCAGCCCGGCTCCGGTTGCCGCTTACAGCGTGCCCAAGCTTGCTCCGGTAGGCGGCGAGCTTCCGGCTGTCGCTCAGGTGGAAGAGGTTGCTCCGGTCGCCGCTCCGGCCCCGGCTCAGGCAACGCAGCCGACCCAGTTCGCACAGGCTTTCGAAGCTCCGGCTCCGACCGCTCCGGCTCTCGAACGCTTCGCTGAAAGCACTGTGAAATTCGTTGCCAACCCGACCGTCCAGAAGACTCCGGCCCGCACCGTTTCGAAGGCTCCGACGACCCGCGTCGCCGAAAGCCAGCCGCGTGGTGTCGTCGATGGCGAAACGCTGATCCAGCTCGGCTCGTTCTCGAGCGAAGCAGGCGCGCAGCGCGCATGGGGCATCTACCTCAAGCGTTACCCGCAGCTGGCCCAGCACGACATGGTCATCACCAAGGCGGTGGTTCGCGGCAAGACCTACTACCGGGTCTCCGCCGGCGGCTTCAAGAACGCCAGCGCGCGCAGCATGTGCAACAGCGTGAAGGCGAAGGGCGAGGGCTGCATTGCCTGGGCCTCGAACAAGCCGCTTCCGGGCGCCGTCGACACGGGCGTACGTCTCGCCCGCCGCTGA
- a CDS encoding DUF2721 domain-containing protein translates to MFETLSIAGDLINRTSSTIRVQEIVQLSLAPVFLLAAIGAMLNVMNARLTWLIDRVEFIERRTEKGLGGREGEELPALRQRQHYAQLAVTLSTGAALTICTVVALLFVSAFIRPQIGTVVAIAWILTMVQLFGALALFLLETRLATATARERRKRSRKIVQREAEAQRESED, encoded by the coding sequence GTGTTCGAAACACTCTCCATCGCTGGCGATCTGATCAACCGCACGTCGAGCACCATCCGCGTGCAGGAAATCGTGCAGCTGAGCCTCGCACCGGTTTTCCTGCTCGCCGCGATAGGGGCGATGCTGAACGTCATGAACGCGCGGCTCACCTGGCTGATCGACCGCGTCGAATTCATCGAGCGGCGCACCGAGAAGGGTCTCGGCGGGCGCGAGGGCGAGGAACTGCCCGCGCTACGCCAGCGCCAGCATTATGCGCAGCTCGCCGTAACGCTCAGCACCGGTGCGGCACTGACCATCTGTACCGTGGTCGCCCTCCTGTTCGTGAGCGCCTTCATCCGGCCGCAGATCGGCACGGTTGTCGCAATCGCGTGGATCCTGACGATGGTCCAGCTGTTCGGCGCGCTGGCGCTGTTCCTTCTCGAAACGCGGCTCGCCACGGCAACCGCGCGCGAGCGTCGCAAGCGCAGCCGCAAGATCGTGCAACGCGAGGCGGAAGCCCAGCGCGAGAGCGAGGACTAG
- a CDS encoding ParA family protein, which produces MRVLALASQKGGSGKTTLSGHLAVQAQRAGAGPVVLIDIDPQGSLADWWNEREAEYPAFAQTTVARLANDLQVLRQQGFKLAVIDTPPAITMAIQSVIGVAELIVVPTRPSPHDLRAVGATVDLCERAGKPLVFVVNAATPKAKITSEAAVALSQHGTVAPITLHHRTDFAASMIDGRTVMEVDPESRSAAEVGALWNYIADRLEKNFRRTVFAAPNSVSQVAPAHRPTGGFGRRVAQ; this is translated from the coding sequence TTGCGTGTACTGGCATTGGCATCGCAGAAGGGTGGTTCGGGCAAGACCACACTCTCAGGGCATCTGGCCGTCCAGGCCCAGCGCGCAGGCGCTGGCCCGGTAGTCCTTATCGACATCGACCCGCAGGGCTCGCTCGCCGACTGGTGGAACGAGCGCGAAGCGGAGTATCCGGCATTCGCGCAGACTACCGTCGCGCGCCTCGCCAACGATTTGCAGGTCCTGCGCCAGCAGGGCTTCAAGCTCGCGGTCATCGACACGCCGCCGGCAATCACCATGGCCATTCAGTCGGTCATCGGTGTCGCCGAGCTGATCGTCGTCCCGACCCGTCCGAGCCCGCATGACCTTCGCGCCGTCGGCGCAACCGTCGACCTGTGCGAGCGTGCCGGCAAGCCGCTCGTCTTCGTGGTCAACGCTGCCACGCCCAAGGCGAAGATCACTTCGGAAGCCGCCGTCGCGCTGAGCCAGCACGGGACCGTCGCTCCGATCACGCTTCACCACCGCACCGATTTCGCAGCCTCGATGATCGATGGCCGCACGGTGATGGAAGTCGATCCGGAAAGCCGCAGCGCCGCCGAAGTGGGCGCGCTGTGGAACTACATCGCGGATCGTCTCGAGAAGAATTTCCGCCGCACCGTCTTTGCTGCACCGAACTCGGTGTCGCAGGTCGCTCCGGCGCATCGCCCTACCGGTGGCTTCGGTCGCCGGGTCGCGCAGTAA
- a CDS encoding bacterioferritin-associated ferredoxin, producing the protein MYTCICNAIRESDIRRAARHVSGDAEAVYAALGKRPNCGTCLAEADEIVFEEREMGLTAARAA; encoded by the coding sequence ATGTACACCTGCATCTGCAATGCCATCCGGGAGAGCGATATCCGCCGTGCGGCGCGCCATGTGTCGGGTGATGCAGAAGCCGTGTACGCCGCGCTCGGCAAGCGTCCGAACTGCGGAACCTGCCTTGCAGAGGCCGACGAGATCGTCTTCGAAGAACGCGAAATGGGCCTGACCGCGGCCCGCGCCGCCTGA
- a CDS encoding dihydroorotase family protein, translated as MKQTAPLTITGGRLVTPEGLREGAIRLANGTIEAIGDLEPGEGEEGLDARGQIVAPGLVDFGVFRVDKPAFHFGGITRAALMPDQSPPLDYPSRINFIAKSGKPDLWVHPLAAATRGLEGTELAEIGLMRDAGARGVATGRRWIADSGTMLRLLQYAAMLDLVVVTHAEDAALAGSAVATAGEMATRLGLPSAPAEAEALAVARDIALAELSGARLHFRQVTTRVALDLVRAAKARGVNVTAGVTPAHFMLSDLATAEFRTFARLSPPLRSEEDRKAVIEAIGDGTIDVIASGHDPRGAEDKRLPFSDAEPGMAGAETLLAMTLTLVRDGVIDEARAFELLASTPARLLGVRAGALVEGYEADICLVDAEKPWIVDSRKMEAAAGNTPFDGQPAQGRATCVIKGGVIL; from the coding sequence ATGAAACAGACCGCTCCCCTGACCATCACCGGCGGCAGGCTGGTGACGCCCGAAGGCCTGCGCGAAGGCGCGATCAGGCTGGCGAACGGCACGATCGAGGCGATCGGTGATCTCGAACCGGGCGAAGGCGAGGAAGGGCTCGATGCGCGAGGGCAGATCGTCGCGCCGGGCCTCGTCGATTTCGGCGTATTCCGGGTCGACAAGCCCGCGTTCCATTTCGGCGGCATCACGCGGGCAGCGCTGATGCCCGACCAGTCCCCGCCGCTCGACTATCCGAGCCGGATCAACTTCATCGCCAAGAGCGGCAAGCCCGACCTGTGGGTCCACCCGCTTGCCGCTGCGACGCGCGGTCTCGAGGGGACCGAACTCGCCGAAATCGGCCTGATGCGCGATGCAGGCGCGCGCGGCGTTGCGACCGGGCGGCGCTGGATTGCCGATTCCGGCACCATGCTGCGCCTGCTGCAATATGCCGCCATGCTCGACCTCGTCGTGGTGACTCACGCGGAGGACGCGGCGCTCGCCGGTTCCGCCGTTGCGACAGCGGGTGAAATGGCGACCCGCCTCGGCCTGCCGAGCGCGCCTGCCGAGGCAGAGGCTCTGGCAGTCGCGCGCGACATCGCGCTTGCCGAATTGTCGGGTGCGAGGCTCCATTTCCGGCAGGTGACGACCCGCGTCGCGCTCGATCTCGTTCGAGCCGCGAAGGCGCGCGGGGTGAACGTGACCGCCGGGGTAACGCCCGCGCATTTCATGTTGTCCGACCTCGCGACGGCAGAATTCCGCACCTTCGCCCGTCTCTCGCCGCCGCTGCGCAGTGAAGAGGATCGCAAGGCCGTGATCGAGGCGATCGGCGACGGAACGATCGACGTGATCGCGAGCGGCCACGACCCGCGCGGTGCGGAGGACAAGCGCCTGCCGTTCTCCGATGCGGAGCCGGGCATGGCGGGGGCGGAAACGCTGCTCGCCATGACGCTGACGCTGGTGCGCGACGGGGTGATCGACGAGGCGCGGGCCTTCGAGCTTCTTGCGTCCACCCCGGCACGTCTGCTCGGCGTTCGCGCAGGCGCCCTGGTCGAAGGTTACGAGGCGGACATCTGCCTCGTCGATGCGGAGAAGCCGTGGATCGTCGACAGCCGCAAGATGGAGGCCGCTGCGGGCAATACCCCGTTCGACGGCCAGCCCGCGCAGGGCCGCGCGACCTGCGTCATCAAGGGCGGCGTGATCCTCTAG
- a CDS encoding DUF418 domain-containing protein produces the protein MSGENIEIDEGSAEAIATPDQANAPVAKADRIASLDFIRGIAVLGILAANIVSFGQPFNAYIFPDAFLTEHGPTEDWMWVAQFILIDGKMRGLFTLLFGAGLALFMERAWERGATRWLQVRRLAWLLLFGLFHFFFLWRGDILALYATAGFVAVLFLRWAARDLMVIGVLGYLGGAVLMAAMISPGYFVAETSLGDKAPFTKMRTGFDEAKQKAMDDDALEAKILTEGNYADFVTHNFTKHGTDPLITLSLFLLETLPLMLIGMGLYKFGLFSGGFDARRQRLWGWAGLIVGTALTVPIALWAHGAGLTYWSSIAALSGFAGVPRLPVILGLAALLALWGSHANGWLAQRFSAAGRAAFTNYLGTSFVMMLVFHPWAGGLWGELTRGELYLVVLGAWVVMLAWSKPWLERYRYGPLEWLWRCLTYWKRFPLKR, from the coding sequence ATGAGCGGGGAAAATATCGAAATCGACGAAGGCAGCGCGGAGGCGATTGCGACGCCCGATCAGGCGAACGCGCCCGTTGCCAAGGCAGACCGGATCGCCAGCCTCGATTTCATCCGCGGCATCGCGGTGCTGGGTATCCTTGCGGCGAACATCGTTTCCTTCGGCCAGCCCTTCAACGCCTACATCTTCCCCGATGCCTTCCTGACCGAGCACGGTCCGACCGAGGACTGGATGTGGGTCGCCCAGTTCATCCTCATCGACGGCAAGATGCGCGGGCTCTTCACACTGCTCTTCGGCGCGGGGCTGGCGCTCTTCATGGAGCGCGCGTGGGAACGCGGTGCGACGCGCTGGCTGCAGGTCAGGCGCCTCGCCTGGCTGCTGCTGTTCGGCCTGTTCCACTTCTTCTTCCTGTGGCGCGGCGACATCCTCGCGCTCTATGCCACTGCCGGCTTCGTTGCAGTGCTGTTCCTGCGCTGGGCGGCGCGCGACCTGATGGTCATCGGGGTCCTCGGCTATCTCGGCGGCGCGGTCCTGATGGCTGCCATGATCTCGCCCGGCTATTTCGTTGCCGAAACTTCGCTGGGCGACAAGGCGCCTTTCACCAAGATGCGGACAGGCTTCGACGAAGCGAAGCAGAAGGCGATGGACGACGATGCGCTCGAGGCGAAGATCCTGACCGAGGGCAATTACGCCGATTTCGTGACGCATAACTTCACCAAGCACGGCACCGATCCGCTGATCACCCTTTCGCTTTTCCTGCTCGAAACGCTGCCGCTGATGCTGATCGGCATGGGGCTCTACAAGTTTGGCCTGTTCAGCGGAGGGTTCGACGCACGGCGGCAGCGATTGTGGGGCTGGGCCGGGTTGATCGTGGGCACAGCGCTGACGGTTCCCATCGCCCTGTGGGCGCATGGCGCGGGGCTGACCTACTGGAGTTCGATCGCGGCGCTGAGCGGTTTCGCCGGTGTTCCCCGCCTGCCGGTAATCCTCGGGCTTGCCGCGCTGCTGGCGCTATGGGGCAGCCATGCGAACGGCTGGCTCGCGCAGCGCTTTTCCGCGGCGGGCCGCGCGGCCTTCACCAACTACCTCGGCACCTCCTTCGTCATGATGCTCGTCTTCCACCCGTGGGCCGGCGGCCTGTGGGGCGAGCTGACACGCGGCGAGCTCTACCTCGTGGTGCTAGGCGCCTGGGTCGTAATGCTGGCGTGGTCGAAGCCTTGGCTCGAGCGCTATCGCTACGGGCCGCTCGAGTGGCTGTGGCGCTGCCTCACCTACTGGAAGCGCTTCCCGCTGAAGCGTTGA
- the bfr gene encoding bacterioferritin, with amino-acid sequence MKGDAKVIEFLNKALTNELTAINQYWLHYRVLADWGLSKLAEYERHESIDEMKHADILAERILFLNGLPNFQAIHKLKVGETVEEILKADLAMEEEAIPLLRDAIEYCESVRDYVSREVFERILESEEEHVDFLETQFDMIEHMGLQNYVQLQSKPAGEEEG; translated from the coding sequence ATGAAAGGCGACGCCAAGGTCATCGAATTCCTCAACAAGGCGCTGACCAACGAACTGACGGCGATCAACCAGTACTGGCTGCACTACCGCGTCCTTGCCGACTGGGGCCTGTCGAAGCTGGCCGAATACGAGCGCCACGAATCGATCGACGAGATGAAGCACGCCGACATCCTCGCCGAGCGGATCCTCTTCCTGAACGGGCTCCCGAACTTCCAGGCGATCCACAAGCTGAAGGTCGGCGAGACGGTCGAGGAAATCCTCAAGGCCGACCTCGCGATGGAGGAAGAAGCGATCCCGCTGCTGCGCGATGCGATCGAATATTGCGAGAGCGTGCGCGACTACGTCAGCCGCGAGGTTTTCGAACGCATCCTCGAAAGCGAGGAAGAGCATGTCGACTTCCTCGAGACCCAGTTCGACATGATCGAACACATGGGCCTGCAGAACTACGTCCAGCTGCAAAGCAAGCCGGCGGGCGAAGAGGAAGGCTAG
- a CDS encoding aspartate carbamoyltransferase catalytic subunit has translation MTGKPISTSPGRFPAGRRAFPHRDLLGISHLERHEILFLLAEAEQWVDLNRQSTKHVDALAGLTIINAFFENSTRTLLSFEIAGKRLGADVVNMHAAQSSVKKGETLIDTAITLNAMRADAIVIRHGSSGAVDLIASKVDCPVLNAGDGQHEHPTQALLDALALRHALAERGWDNEDFTGLTVTICGDILHSRVARSNILCLTALGASVRLCAPPALMPAGIEAMGAQPFHDFEAALDGTDVAMMLRLQTERMSGQFIPSAREYHHLYGLTKERLERCAPDALVMHPGPMNRGVEIDSDVADMLDRSIITRQVEMGVAIRMASLDVLTRRARGVEGWNDGEWQ, from the coding sequence ATGACAGGTAAGCCGATCTCGACGTCGCCCGGCCGCTTTCCAGCGGGTCGGCGCGCCTTTCCGCATCGCGACCTGCTCGGCATTTCACATCTCGAGCGGCACGAAATCCTCTTCCTGCTGGCCGAGGCCGAGCAATGGGTCGATCTCAACCGGCAATCGACCAAGCATGTCGATGCGCTCGCCGGGCTGACGATCATCAACGCCTTCTTCGAAAACTCGACCCGTACGCTGCTCAGCTTCGAAATCGCGGGCAAGCGGCTCGGTGCAGACGTGGTCAACATGCATGCCGCGCAGTCGAGCGTGAAAAAGGGCGAGACGCTGATCGATACCGCGATCACGCTCAATGCCATGCGCGCCGATGCAATCGTCATCCGTCACGGATCGAGCGGCGCGGTCGACCTGATCGCGAGCAAGGTCGATTGCCCGGTCCTCAATGCGGGCGACGGCCAGCATGAACATCCGACGCAGGCCCTGCTCGACGCGCTGGCACTGCGTCATGCGCTGGCGGAGCGCGGGTGGGACAACGAGGACTTCACCGGCCTCACCGTCACGATCTGCGGCGATATCCTGCATAGCCGCGTCGCGCGTTCGAACATCCTTTGCCTTACCGCGCTCGGCGCGAGCGTGCGCCTGTGCGCGCCGCCCGCGCTGATGCCTGCAGGGATCGAGGCGATGGGCGCGCAACCGTTCCACGATTTCGAAGCTGCGCTCGACGGGACGGACGTCGCGATGATGCTGCGCCTGCAGACCGAGCGGATGAGCGGCCAATTCATTCCCTCGGCGCGCGAGTATCACCACCTCTACGGTCTCACGAAAGAGCGTCTCGAACGCTGTGCGCCCGATGCGCTGGTCATGCACCCGGGGCCGATGAACCGCGGGGTCGAGATCGACAGCGACGTGGCCGACATGCTCGATCGCTCGATTATCACCCGGCAGGTCGAAATGGGCGTCGCCATCCGCATGGCGAGCCTCGACGTGCTGACGCGCAGGGCGCGCGGGGTCGAAGGCTGGAACGACGGGGAATGGCAATGA